Below is a genomic region from Geoglobus acetivorans.
GACAAGACTTCCCCTCGCGACAATCCTCCCTCCTCTGCTGATAGCTCTTGAAATAATCTCTGCACTGCTGTTTTCACCGTTCAGCACGGCTCTGCTTCCAATATCCACAATGGAACCTTCAAGCCCAACGACAATGCTGCTGAAAATTGCTCTTGAGTTCCTGCCATTCAGAAATGCCGTGGGATACATCTGAACGAGCCTGACAGGATTCATGAGGACGTAGTTGCTTATGAACGTGCCGTTTTCCTCGACAATTGCAGCACTTCTTGGTCTCACCTCTATGTCGCTTTCCCAGCTGTGTATCATTGTGAATGTAAGTCTGGCGTCCTTTTTAACGAAGAATTCCGATATTCCGATGTGCAATCCGGCGGCAACTCCCGGGTGGGAAGTGCAGCCGGAAATTATGTTGAGCTCACTCCCCTCCTCTGCTATGATTATGTTGTGCACTTTCTGTTTGTGTCCCTGTGTCCTCAGGTAGAGGCAGGCTTCTACAGGAAACTGGACTCTGACTCCTTTTTTGGCCCGGATAAAGTAACCATTAACGTCGGGAGAATCGGCTTCTCTTGTATAGTCGTCCTGATCCTTCTTAACAGCTTTCCAGAAATAGTCTCTCAGCCAGTCATACTTTTCCAGGGCGTTTTTTATGCTCATTATCTCAACGCCCTCAAAAAAGCTCCTGGAGATCACG
It encodes:
- a CDS encoding SufB/SufD family protein, translated to MSERISELESDQVKRRLESVGIELESDRRSATFVQIDQESVISRSFFEGVEIMSIKNALEKYDWLRDYFWKAVKKDQDDYTREADSPDVNGYFIRAKKGVRVQFPVEACLYLRTQGHKQKVHNIIIAEEGSELNIISGCTSHPGVAAGLHIGISEFFVKKDARLTFTMIHSWESDIEVRPRSAAIVEENGTFISNYVLMNPVRLVQMYPTAFLNGRNSRAIFSSIVVGLEGSIVDIGSRAVLNGENSSAEIISRAISRGGRIVARGSLVGNAPEVKGHLECKGLMLSQNGSIVAIPELEAKYPDVELSHEAAIGKIAEEEIYYLMARGFSRDEATSAIIRGFLDLEIKDIPEMLKAEIDKAISLVEKDLL